Part of the Lebetimonas natsushimae genome is shown below.
TTCATCTAGCCTATTTACAAGGATTGTTTCAATATAACCGTTGATTATGGAAATAGGATTTTTAAATTCATGGGAAATGGCGGAAATTACATCGTCTTTAAATTCATTTATTTTTGCAAGTTTTTTGTTTTCTAATTCCAGTTTTTTAATCTGTTTTTTTAATTTTTCTATCTCTTTTTTTTTATTTTTACAAAATAAGTTTTTAATTTTGTTTTTCATTCTCCATTTTCCATTTTCAATTATCCATTATTTTAATGTATAACCAATTCCTCTTTTGGCATCTATTAAATTGATTTTATGATTGAGCCTGTTTATTGCAACATTTACGCTTTTTTCACTGATTTCTAAAATATCAGCTATTTCTTCTTTTGTAATTATTCTTTTCGGATTTTCAAAAAAGATATTTAAAAGATTAAATTCAGATTTTGTCAAATCTATTGTATCGTTACCTATTAAAAGATTTTTATTAAGTAAATCAAGTTTATAATTTTTATATGTTAAAAAATTGATTTTTTTATTATATCTTTTTAAAACCGCTTTTATTCTTGCAATCAGTTCTTTTATTGAAAAAGGTTTTTTAATATAATCATCCGCTCCTTTTTCAAACCCGTCTAAAATATCTTCTTCACCTACTTTTGCGGTCAAAAAAATAACAGGGATGTTAAACCCCTCATTTTTAAGTTCTTTTACAAATTCGCTGCCTTCAATACCAGGCAGGTTTCTATCTACTATTAACAGGTCGGGATTTTCCTCTATTATAAAATCCTTAACTTTTTTGGTATTTAAAAATCCGACCGCATCAAATCCTGCATTTATTAAATTGAATTCAAGTAAATCTAGTAAATCCTCTTCATCTTCAATTATTGCAATTTTTATCAAAATTCCATTCCTTCTTTTGCAAACAAAAGATATTTTGTAATTGTTTTTACACTGTCTGTAATCCTCTCAAGTCTTTTTGCCACATTTATAATTTGAAATATTTCTTCAATATTTTCTTTAGTCTTAAGTTCCGTAAACAGTTCTTTATAAATTTCATCAGCTATTTTTTCCTGAGATATGATTGTTGAATATGCATCTTCGATTGTATCGCCTTTTATTGCAAGTTTGAGTGTTTCAAGGGAAGTAAGGGCTACTTGATAAAGTGCGTCAATTTTTTCGTTTTTAAAATTATATTTTTTAATAAAATATTTGATTGAGCGTTTTATTTTATTTAAAAAAGGGGTGATTTTCAGTATTGCAATCGCTTCTCTTAAATATTCTCCCTGAGGATGCAAAAGGGCAATAAACTTGATAACTTCTTCATCCAATTCTTTTAGGTCGATTAAGAAAAAGTCATCATCTATTTTTCTGTTTTTAAGGGTATTCGCTAAAATTTCAACGCTTTTTTCAAAGTCTTTTTCTATTTTATTTATTTCTTTTTCAAATCTTGAAAGCATTTATTTCCTTTTTTTATAAAATTATATAATAATGTTTAAAAAATATTTGTTATCAAAATGTTATTTTCTTTTTTTATAATTCCGGGACTAAAAATTAAGGAGAGAGAATGTTAAAAAAATTAGCTTTTGGAGCATTAATTAGCGTAAGTACATTTGCATGGACAATTAACGGGACAGGTTCATCTTTTCAATATCCGGTAAATAAAACATGGATAAAAGGATTTTACTCTGAAACCGGAAACAGGGTAAATTATACTGCAACAGGTAGCGGTACAGGTATTAAAGAAATTATCGCAAGACACGTTGACTTTGGCGGGACTGACAAACCTCTTTCACCAAAAGAACTTAGAAAAAATCATTTGGCTCAGTTTCCTATAATTATTGGGGGAATTACATTGGCATACAATATTCCGGGGGTTCACAAGTTAAAACTTAGTGAAGTTGCAATTGAAGGTATTGCACTTGGAACTATTCAGTATTGGGATAACCCTGTAATAGTAAAATATAATCCAAATGAAAAACTGCCTCATAAAAAAATTATTTTTGTTCATAGAAGCGATAAATCAGGAACTACTTTTAACTTTACATATTATTTAGCTAAAATGAGTACAGTTTGGAGACATCATTATGGAGTTAAAAAAGCTCTAAACTGGCCAACAGACGCCCAAGGCAGAGGTGTGGCTGGTAAAGGAAATGCAGGTGTTAGTGCCGCAATTAAAACAAACGCTTATTCAATCGGATATGTGGATTACGCCGATGCTGTTACAAACGGGTTAAATTTGGCTGTTGTTCAGGGAAGAGACGGGGCTTTTTATGAACCAAACCCTGCAAATTTTGCTAAAGGTGCGGCATATGGCGGATTTTCAGCTAAAAATGATTTCTTTAAATTAATTGCATATCCTAAAAAAGGTTATCCAATTCTAGCACCGTCATTTGATTTGGTACATACTGATGATAGAAATGCTAAGAAAGTTACAGCATTCTTCAATTATGCTTTTGACCATGATGAAATGGCAAGCAAACTAGGATATATCCCTCTTCCAAGCAATGTAAAAGCAATGGTTAGAAAATACTGGGAAGAAAAAGGAATTTCTCCTGAAAAATAATAAAGGTACTTCAAATCCTTTTTCTTTTTTCTTATAATTTCAACAAAAAAGGCCATATATGGAATTTGTTTTTAAAAAATTAACTTCTATAAGCGCTACTTTTATTTTAATAATACTTTCCGCTATTTTTATAGTTTTGTTTATTTATTCAAAACCTGCGATAAAAGAATATGGTCTGAAGTTTTTAATTGATCCAAGATGGGGTGTAACAATTAAAATACCTAAAAGCAATCCGAGTAATTTATCTATATCTGATAAAAAAACTGCCGTTTCTGGTAATTTATCACAAGAAAAATTAGGTACTAAAAGTGATAATGAAGATGATAATAGTTTATTAAATGATGATAGCGATAATGATAATAATTTATTGAATGACGACAGTGATAATAGTAATAATGATTCTTCTTTGAATAATGACAGTGATAATGATGATAATTTATTGAATAGCGATAGCGATGATGATAGTGATTTAATGGGAAATGATAATGAAGCAAATTCGAATTATGTTACTAAAGAAATATACGGCGGTCTTATTCCCATTGTCGGTACAATTCTTTCAACAATAATAGCTTTGCTTTTTGCCGTTCCCATTGCAATGGGAATTGCCATATTTTTAAGTGAAATAGCACCACCGTTTTTATCTAAACCTGTCGGTATTGCAATAGAGCTTCTTGCTGCAATTCCAAGTATAATTTACGGTATGTGGGGGCTTTTTTATTTTGGGCCTTTTGTTTCTAAAATTGTAGGAGGACCTAGTGTCAATCTTCTTGTTGCCGGGCTTGTGCTTGGTGTTATGATAATTCCATTTATGGCCTCTTTAACCAGGGACAGTATGAATACAACCCCAAATGTACTGAAAGAATCGGCTTATGCTTTGGGTGCTACCAAATTTGAAGTAATTAAAGATGTGATTTTCCCTTATGCAAAAAGCGGGATTATAGGTAGTATTATCTTGGCTTTGGGACGGGCACTCGGGGAGACAATGGCGGTTGCATTTGTAATCGGCGGAGTATTTAAACTTCCAAAACATTTAACAGACCCGACCGTTTCAATTCCTGTCGTTCTTGCAAATAATTTTGCAGAAAGCAGTGGAATGAGTATGGCGGCACTGTTTTATTTGGCACTTGTTTTATTTGTAATATCTTTTATTGTAATTGTGACTGCCAAATTTTATTTTTTAAGGAATAAGAAATGAGGCTTTTAATAAATAAAATAATTTTAACCCTTTCAACTTTAGCAGCCATATTGGGTCTTGTTTTTTTATTTTGGATACTTATTACATTGACCATAAAAGGTGTTAAAGCTTTGGATTTATATATTTTAACTCACGATTTGGTTGATAACGGGCTTAGAAACTTGTTTATCGGGCAGTTTATTATGGCATTTATTGCCGTTATTATAGGAGTTCCTATTGGAATGGTTGCCGGAATTTATCTGCAGGAATACTCTTTTGGAAATAAATATGCCCAGTTTATCAGAAATTTAAGCGACGTTATGATGAGTGCCCCGTCAATTGTAATAGGTGTATTTGTATATGCCGTTATGGTAAATCCCATCGGTCATATGAACGGATGGGCTGGGGCTGTTGCTCTTGCTATTTTGATGCTGCCTATTATTGTAAGAACGACTGACGATATGTTGGGGCTTGTACCAAAAGAGCTCAGAGAAGCCGGAGTTGCAATAGGCGCTCCTAAATATAAAGTAATTTTTGATATAGTTATAAAAGCTGCAAAAACCGGTATTATGACGGGGCTTTTACTTGCTTTTGCAAGAATAGCAGGAGAGACTGCACCTCTACTTTTTACCAGTGGAAACAGTGCGTACTTTACGCTTAATTTAAATAACGAATTTCCAAGTTTAACTGTTGCAATTTACGATTTGGCCACAATGCCTGATAAACATTTGGTTGATATTGCATGGGCTGGAGCGTTTTTGCTTACAATTATTATTTTATTAATAAATTTACTTGGAAGATATGTAATTAGAGAAAGGAAAAAATAATGCAGAAAGTTATGGATATAAAAAATTTTTCTTTTACTTATGCAGGGGCTGAAAAACCGAGTCTAAAGAATATAAATATGTCTATTTATGAAAAAAAAGTGACTGCTTTAATTGGACCAAGCGGTTGTGGTAAATCAACTCTTCTTAGAAGTCTTAATAGAATTCACGATTTATATCCGGGGAATAAATATGAAGGTGAAATTTTACTCAAAAATCCCGAAAACAGTGAAATGGAAAATATTTTGGAATTTAAAAAAGAAAATGAATTAATTAATCTTCGCCAGAGAGTTGGAATGATTTTTCAAAAACCGACCCCTTTCCCTATGAGTATTTATGACAATATTGCTTACGGGCTTAGACTTATGGGAAAAAAACAAAATCTTGATGAAAAAGTAGAAGAAGCACTGCGTGGTGCAGCACTCTGGGATGAGGTAAAAGACAGACTAAAAGACGATGCAAGGGGTCTTAGCGGAGGTCAGCAGCAAAGACTTTGTATTGCAAGGGCAATTGCTGTTGAACCGGAAGTACTTTTGATGGATGAGCCTACAAGTGCGCTTGACCCAATCTCTACTGTTGCTATTGAAGAGCTTGTTACAAAACTAAAAGATAAAGTAACAATTGTAATAGTAACTCACAATATGCAGCAGGCAAGCCGTGTTAGTGATTATACTGCTTATATGTATTTAGGGGAACTTATTGAATTTGGAACAACTGAGCAGATTTTCCTTTCTCCTAAGAAAAAACATACAGCAGATTATATTGCCGGTAAATTTGGATAAAATTATTTTACTTCCTTTTTTTTATTTAGTACAATTTTAAAAAAAGGAAGTTTTATGCAAGAGCTTCAGACACTTTCTAAAATAGAAAAGAAAATTCAAAAAAAATCTCCTTCATCTATTGTCAAAATCGGTATAGCGTTGTTTTTTATTGCAGTTGCGGTTATTTATGCCTATACAAATACCGGCAATGTTCCTAATGATGTTTATTTACTCATTGCAGTTGTATTTGGTGCTTATATGGCTATGAATATTGGTGCTAATGATGTTGCAAATAATGTCGGACCTACTGTCGGAAGCGGGGCTTTGAGTCTGACAGGGGCAATAATAATTGCCGCTATTTTTGAGGCAAGCGGAGCTTTGATTGCTGGGGCCGATGTTACAAACACAATTAGAAAAGGTATTATAGATCTGCATACTTTTGGTAATGTTGAAATTTTTATCTGGGCTATGATGGCAGCACTTCTTGCGGCAGCCCTCTGGCTTAATCTTGCCACTTATTTAAAAGCCCCTGTTTCCACTACACATTCAATTGTAGGTGGGGTAATGGGAGCCGGTATTGCTGCTGGCGGTTTTAATGTGGTTCATTGGATTACAATGGGGAAAATTGCTGCTTCATGGGTGATTTCTCCAATAATTGGAGGAATTATTGCCGCTTTATTTTTATATGCGATTAAAAAAAGTATAGTTTT
Proteins encoded:
- a CDS encoding response regulator transcription factor — encoded protein: MIKIAIIEDEEDLLDLLEFNLINAGFDAVGFLNTKKVKDFIIEENPDLLIVDRNLPGIEGSEFVKELKNEGFNIPVIFLTAKVGEEDILDGFEKGADDYIKKPFSIKELIARIKAVLKRYNKKINFLTYKNYKLDLLNKNLLIGNDTIDLTKSEFNLLNIFFENPKRIITKEEIADILEISEKSVNVAINRLNHKINLIDAKRGIGYTLK
- a CDS encoding PhoU domain-containing protein translates to MLSRFEKEINKIEKDFEKSVEILANTLKNRKIDDDFFLIDLKELDEEVIKFIALLHPQGEYLREAIAILKITPFLNKIKRSIKYFIKKYNFKNEKIDALYQVALTSLETLKLAIKGDTIEDAYSTIISQEKIADEIYKELFTELKTKENIEEIFQIINVAKRLERITDSVKTITKYLLFAKEGMEF
- the pstS gene encoding phosphate ABC transporter substrate-binding protein PstS, whose protein sequence is MLKKLAFGALISVSTFAWTINGTGSSFQYPVNKTWIKGFYSETGNRVNYTATGSGTGIKEIIARHVDFGGTDKPLSPKELRKNHLAQFPIIIGGITLAYNIPGVHKLKLSEVAIEGIALGTIQYWDNPVIVKYNPNEKLPHKKIIFVHRSDKSGTTFNFTYYLAKMSTVWRHHYGVKKALNWPTDAQGRGVAGKGNAGVSAAIKTNAYSIGYVDYADAVTNGLNLAVVQGRDGAFYEPNPANFAKGAAYGGFSAKNDFFKLIAYPKKGYPILAPSFDLVHTDDRNAKKVTAFFNYAFDHDEMASKLGYIPLPSNVKAMVRKYWEEKGISPEK
- the pstC gene encoding phosphate ABC transporter permease subunit PstC, which translates into the protein MEFVFKKLTSISATFILIILSAIFIVLFIYSKPAIKEYGLKFLIDPRWGVTIKIPKSNPSNLSISDKKTAVSGNLSQEKLGTKSDNEDDNSLLNDDSDNDNNLLNDDSDNSNNDSSLNNDSDNDDNLLNSDSDDDSDLMGNDNEANSNYVTKEIYGGLIPIVGTILSTIIALLFAVPIAMGIAIFLSEIAPPFLSKPVGIAIELLAAIPSIIYGMWGLFYFGPFVSKIVGGPSVNLLVAGLVLGVMIIPFMASLTRDSMNTTPNVLKESAYALGATKFEVIKDVIFPYAKSGIIGSIILALGRALGETMAVAFVIGGVFKLPKHLTDPTVSIPVVLANNFAESSGMSMAALFYLALVLFVISFIVIVTAKFYFLRNKK
- the pstA gene encoding phosphate ABC transporter permease PstA codes for the protein MRLLINKIILTLSTLAAILGLVFLFWILITLTIKGVKALDLYILTHDLVDNGLRNLFIGQFIMAFIAVIIGVPIGMVAGIYLQEYSFGNKYAQFIRNLSDVMMSAPSIVIGVFVYAVMVNPIGHMNGWAGAVALAILMLPIIVRTTDDMLGLVPKELREAGVAIGAPKYKVIFDIVIKAAKTGIMTGLLLAFARIAGETAPLLFTSGNSAYFTLNLNNEFPSLTVAIYDLATMPDKHLVDIAWAGAFLLTIIILLINLLGRYVIRERKK
- the pstB gene encoding phosphate ABC transporter ATP-binding protein PstB, translating into MQKVMDIKNFSFTYAGAEKPSLKNINMSIYEKKVTALIGPSGCGKSTLLRSLNRIHDLYPGNKYEGEILLKNPENSEMENILEFKKENELINLRQRVGMIFQKPTPFPMSIYDNIAYGLRLMGKKQNLDEKVEEALRGAALWDEVKDRLKDDARGLSGGQQQRLCIARAIAVEPEVLLMDEPTSALDPISTVAIEELVTKLKDKVTIVIVTHNMQQASRVSDYTAYMYLGELIEFGTTEQIFLSPKKKHTADYIAGKFG